GACGTCTGGAGTCCCCAACCCTTTTGTGAAtacctacttttctttctttcttccttcctgaaagCTTAAGCTTACTGGGGGTTAAGTTCCCGAGCTTAGGAAAGAGAGTATGCGTGTCTGTGCACTACACATTCACAGAAAATCCTCTGCAAAACTGGGTGTGGGCACAATGAGCAGTGAAGGGAAACCTAGGTGAGGAGAGGATGGTGTGGCGCCGCGTCTGGGAAACTCCCAGCCTTAAAACTGTCTCCGTAAACTCCAGCCTATCATAACAATGGGAGCAGTGTCCAGCAGTTTCAGGACTTTAGCAAAACTAGATGCACTTTCCCCACCACTTGCTTTGTGGTGAAACTCAAAAAGAACTTTTGGCCTTGATATGACAGTGCTACTATGGGAGAAGGATTATACACTTTTCACAGCTATACTTGTGGTCTTAGGACCCAGGCCTTCCATTTCTGCACTCCTGGGAGATAGGAAACAAAAGGTGACACCAAAGCAGATGCAGTCATTTCTACACTTGTACCCGAACCTTTTATTCCCAAATCCCTACTCTGACAGGTCACAGGTCTGCTCAGTATGACTACAAGTGGGTTTCTGTACCACATCTGTGATAAAATCACCATCACAATGCAGCTTCAGGCATGCATGTGCTGctaatcaaatatatataaattacaacgCAAAGGTTCCATATGGAATGGCCATTTGCAACATAAGAACTTTAGAATATCACTTCTGTTTAAACAGGTCTTCCAAAACTAgagtatttctgtttttgtttttgagacgaagtctcgttctgttgcctaggccggagtgcagtggagtgatctcggctcactgcaacctccacatcccaggttcaagctattctcttgcctcagcctgccgctgagattacaggcgcccaccactatgcccggctaatttttttctctttttaggaaagacggggtttcaccatgttggccagactggtgtcaaacacctgaccttgtgattcacctgcctcagcctcccaaagtgctgggattacaggcgtaagccaccacgcccagctcaaaACTAGAGTATTTCTATCCTCCTGACAGAATGACTAAGTTAGAACTGCCTCGTACTCTATATGGCTGAGATGCAGAAAATGCCAAAACAATTGGTCACGACTCaattcaggtaaaaaaaaaagtcaaactcagtTTTTGATCTTTTATCCAAATGTTCCCTAAATAGCCTTATCAGTAATTGTCCTGATTTCAGGGTGAATTTGTTTAGAATTCTTTAAAAAACCCTCAGTATCTGGCTGTTGTGTTTTTCCTGAAGGATTAACAGTGAATAATGATAATCACTAGGGTTCATCAAACTCTAAGACTTATATTTTTCTGAGTGGTATGAATCTTTTTCtcattaaggtataatttacatacagcaaAATCCACCCTTTTAATACAAGTTCTACCAATTTTGACCAAGCCATTAGTTGTGTCACCTCGGGGTAATTTTAAATCTTATTCTGATTTCTATACCACTTGTCTATCTTAGTTTAATCCTGACTAATCAGTGAAAACTGCTACTTGctgcagaaattcaaaataaGGGCTTCTTAAACCCAGTGTTTAAACCAGGATAAGGAAAGGCAAGGCTGTCACGCACAGCTGTGCCATTGGCACAGCACAACTCTGGGAGAAGCCTTCATTCAATCGAGGCACCCCCTAGCACTGTGTTGTGCATTGTCTGCATGGCCATCATGGTGGCTCTGAGCATAGCCACCAGTTTGAGAGAGCAGCAAAACTGGTATGTTAATAGTGAAATAGGAgatatttaagattttaaaaaaaggactcTTCCCTTTATATGTCTTTCCTCATAGACGTTAAAATATTGTGATAGAGGGGACAGAAACCACTGAGCTCACACCACCAGACAGCACACATGTGAAAAAAGAGCAATGTTGGGAAATGAGAAGTGGTTAGCTAGGAATACTGTTGAGATTCACTCCCCTCGAATCTTTGATCTGCATTTTAAAACCTCTTCCCTTGCCTTTGCAAATATGTTTTCACCTTCAAAAAGTAACAGGTGTGACTTCACTTTCTACAGAACCACTCCAGGTTCTTCAGGTTTTCCTCCCTATATGGTAGTTACCATAAATGCcagttcaaaaaaaaatttttttttaattacctgcATATGGTTTGGACTAAGTTTCACATGGCTTCCACTATAGAAAAAATGTGGCAGTGCTAAATACACAAGATCCCATTCCTCAAAGGCCTGCTGGATGCACATAAATCTGACACGGAACCTCCTGAAACTTGTTAATAACACAGACCAGACAAGGGATGACGACCACAGTGGGTGAGAGCCATCTTCTCCAGCCCCCTGGCACAAGCCTCTCCTGTTTCCAGGACAGTGGGAACACACCATTTGTACAGAGAATCTCTCTTGGAGGACTGTCATTCCTTCAGACGTTTGACATGAAAGGACACCATGGTGTTCCAGTAGcttaatactttattattttgatacaATATCACCAAATTGTTTCAATGAAAAACGTTTCAAACAGCGGAAGAGAATGTATCTGAGGGAGAGTGGGCTCATTTTCCAAGTTGGCTTATCAGCTGTAAAATAAACTTAGGAGAAGCAACTGGTGATTAGGTACAAAGTCCTAGGATGATGAGAATAATATTGTAATCAGAAATGAAGGGGGAGGCAGGCTGTATTCACTTAGTATTGGAAGGTGAGAAGAGCTGAAGGTAAGAAAACTCTTAACTTATTCAGAATGGAATGGGTTGGAAAGTATGAGAGAAGAAAGTCAGTTGTTGAACCACAGttggaaaagaaagtaaatttcagTAGGTAACATACCTCATAGATTGTGGAtgtacaaaaaatgaacaaaaggcaAGAAAGGAGCAAGGGAGCGTATTTACTCAAATGTCCTTCAATCTATGTCTTGACCAGGCAGAACACCAAAAACTGAGTGTGATGCCTGATTAAAAGAGCCCAAATTCCAAGGCCTCACAGTTAATGGCTTGGAAAAATCTTCAGAAATGCTCAATGTAGCAcaataatgtgatattttaaaaagttatctgcTGAGATATGTACATGTAAATCAGAAGCATCTTGATTAAAGAGGGATGTCAAGATATTGCAGTACCTtatgaaattttaagaaaattctcATTAGTCTTGACTCTATAAAGCATGATCCAAAAGTAGCTAAGCCCtaaataatatttactattaaTAGTAATGCTGAATTCAAgtataatgaacatttttttaaaggtacaCTGGTGCCACCTTTTGGCCAGATTAAAAATTCACAGAAATTATAACCTACAATCTCAATTTCATGAAGAGACCTCTTTGGGGAGACAATTATTTAGTTCAAACATTATATGAATAGATTCAAAACTGTCTTGCTGATTAATACATCTCTGATTTTTAATaatcacattttttccttttatttctaataatcacatttttatcttttaaaagctgGGATCAAGGATAATACAAATAGAATTTAATTCTGAACACATCTCATACTCCAATACTTGCTCTAAACATGACTAGAATAGAAATCCCCCAAATTGggtttctttgtattcttttattcCTGACAGCCATCACAAAACTTACTTTAAGGTCTCAGAAGGGTTGGTCAACCTCAGCTCTAATGACATTTTGAGGTACATATTCTGTATTGCGGGAGGCTGTCCTCTGCACtgagatgtttagcagcatccctggcctccacctacTAGATGCCAGCAGCAGCCTCCCTCATCGCCCACCcaactgtgacaaccaaaaacatcTCCACATCGTCAAATGTCTCTATGGGGGGGGATAGCCCTGtgtaatgtttaattttatgtgtccaaATGACTGGGCCATGGGCTGCCCCAATAGttagtcaaacattattctgggtgtgtccgTGAGGGTGTTCTGGAGGGAGACAAAATCTGAATCAGTAGACTGCGTAAAGAAGATCACCCTCCCTGATGTGGGTGGCTCTCATTCCATCAGTTGAAGGccagaatataataaaaaaagagacttTCTCTGGCCTGACTGCTTGAGCTGCAATTATCGgtcttttcttccctttggacCCAAATGGAAACATCAGCTCTTCTTGAGTTTCAAGCCTGCCAGCTTTTGGACTGGAACTTATGCCAtaagctctcctggttctcaggtcttcAAATTCAGATTGGAACATCACTGACTCcccagcctctcagcctcccaactgcagatcttgggacttctcagcctccataattacaTGAACCTATTCCTTATAATCAatcaatctctttctctctctcagttctacctgttgtttctttctttttctggagaatcctgactaatatacCTCAGTTGAGAACTACTATTGTGGATCATGTTACTGGGGGCAAAAGGCGATACAGTAGACTgtaaatagagaagaaagaagcagctgggcgcggtggctcacgcctgtaatcccagcactttgggaggctgaggcaggtgaatcacaaggtcaggagttcgagaccagcctggccaacatggtgaaactccgtctctactagaaatacaaaaaattagccgagtgtagtggtgggaacctgtaatctcagctactcgggaggctgaggcaggagaatagcttgaacctgggatgtgaaggttgcagtgagccgagatcactccactgtactccagcctgggcaacagagcaagactccatctcaaaaaaaaaaaaaaaaaaaaaaaagaagaagcaaagcAAGAAACTTCTGGGAAATGACGAAATACTACCTTTCTTTCCAGAGACAGCAGTTGGAAAGCATTTGATTAGGACGTCAATTTTCGATTAACACAGATTATGGTCGGTAAGAATTAGGTCCACAAATGCATTTTTGCATCACACCTCCAAAATGTTACCCAGTACAAAGACTACTTGCCTCAACACTAGGAACACAACATTTGGCAAACACTGATGTAAAATAAGAACACATTCTATAAGCTAAgctaataaacttgtttttgattaaGTCACATTAATTTGTcttgataaaatatatgaaattcattgtttcttgctctgtcgccaggctggagtgcagtggcgcaatctcggctcactgcaacctccgcctcccgggttcaagcaattcctctgcctctgcccccctagtagctgggactgcaggcacgtgccaccacacccagctaattttttgtgttttactagagacagggtttcaccatgttgtccaggatggtctcgatctcctaacttcataatccgcccgccttggcctcccaaagtgctgggattacaggtgtgagccaccacaccctgcctttttttttttgagacggagtctcactctgtcgcccaggctggagtgcaatggcgcaatctcggctcactgcaacctccatctcccgggttcaaatgattctgtctcagcctcccaagtagctgggactacagacgcgcaccaccacacctggcttatttttgtatttttagtagagacagggtttcgccatgttagccaggctgatcttgaactcctgacctctggtgatccgcccacctcgacctcccaaagtgctgggattacaggcgtgagccactgcccctggccaaaatttttggcagagatgaggtctcactatattgcccaggctggtctcggactcctgggccttggcctcccaaagtgctgggattacaggcatgaggcaccatgcccggcagaTACACAACTTTCTAAAAGAATGTTTCTGAAGCAAATTCACAGTACATTAGGTGGATGAGTTTAGCCACACAATGTATTATTGATTTTGGTCTCCTGTATTAGCTATGTGTTACATGTACTTTGAAGATTTTTCAGTGGGTCTTTTTTATTGAACAAGTTTTTATAAtctaagtttattttaaagtataagtTTATATTTGATCCATTCTGACTAAATGACTTTATTTAGCACAAAATAGAGGAGTTGATGACAGTTAATGTCAATTGCACCAGACCAATACTTAACTAATTAATCAAGTGCAGTACAAATACATACTGAAGCACAATGAATTCTTCCAGGTCTTCAAGACAAAAATCACAGTTTGTAATTCCTTGTATTTAAGACATCCAGGTTTGGGACTGTGCAATCTCACCAGTTTTCAAAATGTCCAACCATACAAACACAGAAGTACAGCAGAGAGAAATCATTTACAGACTTCACTCTTAAGAaatcaaaaattaataatttaagtgCCACAAATCTATATGTagttcaaaatatacaaagacacAAATTACATTATGAAAATTCTTCACATGGCCCATTTTTACATCAATTACTACAAAAAATGGACATTTATCAAGTATCTGACTCACAACATCAAGAATGTGCCTGTACAAATAAATGTTAACGAAATTACACATTTTTCACACTATCTTTTTCCACGATTAATATGTATTTCCTTCAATTTTCAGTGAAGACTTTTCTAATAATACTATTATTACCTTCACCCCATTTCCTGTCCTCATCTACTATTTAGATCACCtacatcaaagaaataaaaataggctgggcccagtggcccatacctgtaatcccagcactttgggaggctgagataggcagatcacaaggtcaggagttcgaaaccagccttgccaacatgatgaaaccccatctctactaaaaatacaaaaattagctgggtgtggtggtgcgtgcctatagttccagctactcgggaggctgaggaagaagaatcgcttgaacctgggaggcggaggttgcagtgagccgagatcgcaccactgcactccagcctgggcaacagagcgagactccgtctcaaaaaagaaaaaaaaacaaaggtatttatttattgtttttgttccttttcctttgtgtaaacaaaaacaatatatttggGAGAACTTTCAATAAAGCTGAAATTGACAAAGTTTTATTCCCAATAATGCCAAAGAACTAGTATCCTCCTTACTGAAGGCTAAAAAGAAACAGTGATGATTAAATTACAGTAGAACAGGAATTCTAGCAACAGTATTGTTTCTagttatttgtaaaaaataacaaTGAGTTCTGTCAATTAGTTATTGAATATTAGATAGTACATTACTGCTTTTAAGAACATTTTAGAATTTATAGGCTGAAATACTAAAGTTAATAGGTCTAGCTACAGAATAAATGTCGTTTATATGGTTGATTTTAATCAATAATACTGAGAGAACTTAACACGTTTAATATAAATCCTCACAACACCCCTGTGAGGTAAGTATTGCTTACACCCACTTTACGGATGGGAAATCAGAAAGAGCAAGAAGTAACAATCTCAAgagttataaataaaaaaattttttgttttcttataaggCAGACTGTGCTGAGTTCTGATGATACGCTAATAAGAACAAATACTAAAACAGTCTCTATTTTTCTCCAGAAAACAACTGCGTGAGatttcaaaagaaggaaaaattttaagCTGACTCAAGGGGAAAATGTTTAGTATCTGCCTGATACACACGAAAGTGCATATGACATTTCCAGTTTCAAGCTTGGTAATCATTATGCAAACTGCACTATACTATTAGGATACTGGCTAACAGTATAGCTCCATTTTGTGGAGATGTAGTCAAAAAATAAAGGTTTTAGCtggaagaacttttttttttttgagatggagtctcgctctgtcacccaggctggagtgcagtggtgcgatctccgctcactgcaacctctgcctcccgggttcaagctattccactgcctcagcctctcgagtagctgggattacaggtgtgtgccaccacacccggctaattttttgtatttttagtagagacgcggtttcactgtgttagccaggatggtctggatcttctgacctcgtgacccgcccgcctcggcctcccaaagtgctgggattacaagcatgagccaccacgcctggcctagctggaagaacttttaaaatacaaagcaaatTTTCTCAGTGAGCaatcatgtctttaaaaaataatactcagGGCACAGTGTTAGGCATATgacagttactttaaaaaatgcctgcagacccgggcgcggtggctcatgcctgtaatctgaggcaggcagatcatgaggtcaggagctcgagaccatcctggccaacatggtgaaaccctgtctctactaaaaatacaaaaattagctgggcatggtggcacatgctcaggaggctgaggcaggagaatcacttgaattcgagaggcggaggttgcagtgagctgagattgcaccactgcactccagcctggcgacacagcacgactgtctcaaaaaaaaaaaaaaaaaaaaaaaaaaaagcctgcagaataaatgaaaacaacaataacaaaaactggGGGTCAGTCCCACACCACTATTCACTGCATCTCTGGAATTCagcttttgggattttttttctataaaatgaagttGATATTTTCCCACTTCCTAAACAGAATGAATGTTTTAAGGAACAAGGAAAGAGCATTTGCTTTGAATTTCTAATATTAAAAGGAACTATAAGAATAGAAATACAGTTAACCACTATTTTCTTAACTCTCAACGAACAGATATATTTCTGCTTTAAATGAGTGTTGTCTATCACGGCCAATCAGCTGCTAGCAAACTCTTACCATTTATCCAAACTCTGCCCTGAGGCACTTGCTGTCTTATCCAACCAACCATGTACAACTCTACCTCCACCCTTTAGCTATATACAAGGATTTCCTGTGTCAAAGAATAATGagtgggcctggcacggtggctcacacctgtaatcccagcactatgggaggccgaggctggtgcatgacctgaggtcaggagttccagaccagcctgaccaagatggtgaaaccctgtctctgctaaaaacacaaaattagctgggtatggtggtgcatgcctgtaatcccaagctacttgggaggctaaggcaggagaatcgcttgaacccaggcagcagagattgcagtgagccgagatcacgccattgcactccagcctgggcaacaagggtgaaactccatcttaaaaaaaaattaaattaaaaaaataataataatgagtagGCAAACAGGGAAGAATATAGAGgagaaaaattatcttaataaGAACAATAGAATTTGAATTGAAGAAGGCTAGGAAATATATCTTAACTagcctaaaatacaaaaaatcaatgtTAATACTTGTGTTCTTCCAATGAGATGATATTTTTGAGGGCAGTACAAATTTCAATAGTTGCTTAAGTGAATTGGTAGAAAAAAGTTTAAGATTAGACAAAGTTCTGACCCCAAAGAACATACATTTGTTTTAATTACTCCCAATACAATTGATCTTATCAAGTTAGATGTGCTCTCAACACACATCAGTCTTAACCATAGGAGCCTTTACTCACTTGTTTAAGGCAGAAACTCAACTGCCTTACACAATATCCAGTAGCTTTCTTCATTCAATCCTCAAGAAAAACTTACCACTTTGTAATTTACCTAAACTGTTTACCTAGAGAAAACCTTTGTGTCCTTAGAATTAGCTGGATTACTCTTTGAGCTCCCTCCTGATTGGACGCTGATGCTGTTGAATGTGTCAGGAAACGTCCTCAGAAGTGGAGGGAGCTCAAGAGTTTTGTAAGTGGTTAAATTCTAAGGCTCACAAACCAAATTTTTTAGATGTATTCAAATGCCCGTGAAGCTTAGAATTTAACAAGAGGGCAAAAAAAGATGAGTCTGTTTTATTATCCTTGACTATGCGGGGTttgaaatttaaacatttcagaAACAATTTAGATCTATCCTTTGTGGTGAAGCTTAACCAGCTATTTCCCAGGTATATAGAGCCGGGGAATCtgttatttctttcatcaacTTTAATTTTCCTGGGGTTTTAGCTTTGTAAGTGTCACCATTATAAAAGAGAGTTAAGTTGATTTATAGAGGAAAAGCTAACATCATGGATCTTAAATGTAGTTATAGAACACTGAATGTATCCACTTTGCTGGTTTTATGGATcaggaaaaaagtgaaaactgTGCCactgaaaaattactttttcagtgatttttagaaaattaaaatcaacccAGGAAGCCCCAAAAATCCTGACGCTGAGGGTAGAaacatgatttatattttatcatcatTCTCTTTCAACTCATGTAAACCTCTGGTCATAAAATCTCAAATTACTTTTTAAGGTGTCTAAGAAAACACTCTAGACCAAGTTAACAACCCTGGGGTTTTTAGTCAATGCAGTTCTAGCTCAGTCTCTGTCTCTGCATGCTTATTtatctatgtgtgtatatcttactgtttcttaaatattttttaatgtctctCTGACTCTTCTCcctttaactgttttttttattaaaaatgagatataccacatctgtaatcccagcactttgggaggccaaggcgggcagatgacgaggtcaggagatcgagaccatcctggctaacacggtgaaaccccgtctctactaaaaaaatacaaaaaaattagctgggcgtggtggcgggcgcctgtagtcccagctgctcaggaggctgaggcaggagaatggcgtgaacccgggaggcggagcttgcagtcagccgagatcgcgccactgcgccccagcctgggcgacacagagagactctgtctcaaaaaaaaaaagaggtatactcaatgttaaaaagtaaagagaagccATGTAGGTAAGATGTTGTGGAGCtagtagttaaaaaataaaactactcatGATTTGgtatatcttaaaataaatttttatacattataaCATATGTATAACATACAGTTATGCATTAAAGTAACTATTAATTTCctatatggaagaaaatatttaaaaataatcctgGTAGGAGTGAATTCATGTGAAATGTAGGCAGAAGTGATAGTTTAGAATATGCTTTAAAACAGATTTCATTTACTTTATATTCAATTTGATTTTACTGATTCTATAACTGGAAAAACTTAGAATTCTATAAATAACTATTTAAGGTTTCCATATTTCTACATTGATTTCTGATTTCTAAATTGTTATTTCGTTTGTGAAAAGTTCACAGTAGTAATTGAATGTTACATTTTAATAGCCACATATTAATATGTCTTATGAGAAGATCTAATATATACAACCTTAAAACCATGGATAAGCtgtgaagaaaaaaagtcaatgaaacttgaggaggaaaataatttatgaattaaaaatgccacgcaaattttctttttcagaattggtataaaaattctgaaagagaAGCTGCTACTCAACTAGGATAGTATCCACATTTTCTTGTGTGAGCTCTGACTCTAAGGCACAAGGCAAGTCTAAGTGTTCTTGTGACAAGCGAGAACTTTTCAGGGAGACATCAGACCAGCTGTCACAGTATGGCTGAAATCTCTGGGCCAATGCATTACCAAACCTTTGGCATCGGTTATATCTGTAAGATTTACctttgtgtgtatacatgtgttcCAACAATTGGCTCTTTCGAGGGAATTTATGACCACAGATGGTacagctcatttttcttttccttgaaaaagaaaaattacagtttAATTCTACTGGCTCTGTGTCTTTGGAGATCAAAGATACTTGACTGATCTGCAAAGGCTCTGTGGTACCCCGGTTGGTGTGGTCTGGCTGCTGTTCATTCTCCTTAACAATGAAGGAGCTGAGCCTGCGGCATTCAAGGGCCTCGCTGTTTTCATTAAGGGGATGCACTTCACCAAGGTCATTACTTTCCAGAATGGAAGCAGGGACACCGAATGGCAGGGATCCAGACACATGTGTATGGAGATGTTGCCTTAGGTTACTACGGGAATCAAAACGTTCCCCACAGTAATGGCATAAGTGTATTTTGACACTGTTTTCAGTAAAAGTGGGGCCTGTCACCTCTGATGAGGGTGAGGGGTGGCTCTGGGAGATCACAGATTCTGGGTCACATCTCTCCTGCTTGATGGAAACTGGGGGCTTCTGGTGCTCCT
This genomic stretch from Homo sapiens chromosome 14, GRCh38.p14 Primary Assembly harbors:
- the ZBTB25 gene encoding zinc finger and BTB domain-containing protein 25 isoform c (isoform c is encoded by transcript variant 4), translating into MFQQLAPASPQGIKFGILSLETQVLAELLILSQDSVITTMDTASHSLVLLQQLNMQREFGFLCDCTVAIGDVYFKAHRAVLAAFSNYFKMIFIHQTSECIKIQPTDIQPDIFSYLLHIMYTGKGPKQIVDHSRLEEGIRFLHADYLSHIATEMNQVFSPETVQSSNLYGIQISTTQKTVVKQGLEVKEAPSSNSGNRAAVQGDHPQLQLSLAIGLDDGTADQQRACPATQALEEHQKPPVSIKQERCDPESVISQSHPSPSSEVTGPTFTENSVKIHLCHYCGERFDSRSNLRQHLHTHVSGSLPFGVPASILESNDLGEVHPLNENSEALECRRLSSFIVKENEQQPDHTNRGTTEPLQISQVSLISKDTEPVELNCNFSFSRKRKMSCTICGHKFPRKSQLLEHMYTHKGKSYRYNRCQRFGNALAQRFQPYCDSWSDVSLKSSRLSQEHLDLPCALESELTQENVDTILVE
- the ZBTB25 gene encoding zinc finger and BTB domain-containing protein 25 isoform a (isoform a is encoded by transcript variant 8); amino-acid sequence: MDTASHSLVLLQQLNMQREFGFLCDCTVAIGDVYFKAHRAVLAAFSNYFKMIFIHQTSECIKIQPTDIQPDIFSYLLHIMYTGKGPKQIVDHSRLEEGIRFLHADYLSHIATEMNQVFSPETVQSSNLYGIQISTTQKTVVKQGLEVKEAPSSNSGNRAAVQGDHPQLQLSLAIGLDDGTADQQRACPATQALEEHQKPPVSIKQERCDPESVISQSHPSPSSEVTGPTFTENSVKIHLCHYCGERFDSRSNLRQHLHTHVSGSLPFGVPASILESNDLGEVHPLNENSEALECRRLSSFIVKENEQQPDHTNRGTTEPLQISQVSLISKDTEPVELNCNFSFSRKRKMSCTICGHKFPRKSQLLEHMYTHKGKSYRYNRCQRFGNALAQRFQPYCDSWSDVSLKSSRLSQEHLDLPCALESELTQENVDTILVE